In Synechococcus sp. KORDI-100, a single window of DNA contains:
- the smpB gene encoding SsrA-binding protein SmpB — MAKGGKKAAAAARAAANRLLADNRQARHQYEILETLETGIELVGTEVKSIRAGKANLRDGFCLIRNGELQLMNVHISPHSHAGSYFNHDPLRTRKLLAHRREIDKLRGQLDQKGLALIPLNLHLKGSWIKITIGLGKGRKLHDKRAAEKEKQVRKEVKAAIARY; from the coding sequence ATGGCAAAAGGAGGAAAAAAGGCCGCAGCGGCGGCACGGGCTGCAGCCAATCGGCTGCTGGCGGACAACAGGCAGGCCCGCCATCAGTACGAGATTCTCGAAACCCTGGAGACGGGAATCGAGCTGGTTGGCACCGAGGTGAAATCAATCCGGGCCGGCAAGGCCAATCTTCGCGATGGATTCTGCCTGATCCGGAACGGTGAACTGCAGCTGATGAATGTGCACATCTCCCCCCACAGCCATGCCGGCAGCTACTTCAACCACGACCCGTTGCGAACACGAAAACTGCTGGCCCACCGCCGAGAAATCGACAAACTGCGCGGCCAGCTCGATCAGAAGGGACTGGCGCTGATTCCGCTCAACCTCCACCTCAAGGGGTCCTGGATCAAGATCACGATTGGCCTGGGCAAAGGGCGCAAACTCCACGACAAGAGAGCCGCAGAGAAGGAAAAGCAGGTAAGAAAGGAAGTGAAGGCAGCGATCGCCCGCTACTGA
- the ruvB gene encoding Holliday junction branch migration DNA helicase RuvB, giving the protein MAIVSSSADRSRPSPERPSNEVLNSSPTPDEVGSRPDDGLRPRRLDDYIGQAELKQVLGIAVKAAIARGDALDHVLLYGPPGLGKTTMALVLAEEMGVSCRITSAPALERPRDIVGLLVNLQPRELLFIDEIHRLTRVAEELLYPAMEDRRLDLTVGKGSTARTRSLELPPFTLVGATTRAGSLSSPLRDRFGLIQRLEFYNQADLEAIVARTAGLLGVSLTAPACSRLAGCSRGTPRIANRLLRRVRDVASVQGSQDAIDESLVAQALSLHRVDHRGLDASDRRLLIMLINQHGGGPVGLETLAAALGEDASTLESVVEPFLLQQGLLVRTPRGRMVTDAARAHLDGAEAA; this is encoded by the coding sequence ATGGCGATTGTCTCCTCCAGCGCAGATCGCAGTCGTCCGTCACCGGAGCGCCCATCCAATGAGGTGCTCAATTCCTCTCCCACGCCCGACGAGGTTGGCTCCAGGCCCGATGACGGACTGCGTCCCCGTCGCCTGGACGATTACATCGGACAGGCCGAGCTGAAGCAGGTTCTCGGGATTGCCGTGAAGGCAGCGATCGCTCGCGGTGACGCCCTCGATCACGTGTTGCTCTATGGGCCCCCTGGACTGGGCAAAACCACCATGGCTCTGGTGCTGGCCGAAGAGATGGGGGTGTCCTGCAGGATCACCAGCGCTCCGGCTCTGGAGCGGCCGAGAGACATCGTTGGGCTGCTGGTGAATCTGCAGCCACGGGAACTGCTGTTCATTGATGAAATCCACCGTCTGACCAGGGTGGCGGAAGAGCTCCTCTATCCGGCGATGGAAGACCGTCGCCTCGACCTCACGGTTGGCAAGGGCAGCACAGCCCGTACGCGATCCCTGGAGCTGCCCCCCTTCACGTTGGTGGGAGCCACCACCCGCGCCGGCTCACTCAGCTCGCCGCTGCGGGATCGCTTTGGCTTGATCCAACGGCTGGAGTTCTACAACCAGGCCGATCTCGAGGCGATCGTGGCGAGAACCGCCGGGTTGCTGGGGGTTTCCCTGACGGCGCCGGCCTGCTCGAGACTTGCCGGCTGCAGCCGAGGAACTCCGAGGATCGCCAACCGTTTGCTGCGCCGGGTCCGTGATGTGGCCAGCGTTCAGGGTTCCCAGGATGCGATCGATGAGTCACTGGTGGCCCAGGCCCTGAGCCTCCACCGCGTCGATCATCGCGGCCTCGATGCCAGCGACCGGCGTCTGCTGATCATGTTGATCAATCAGCACGGCGGCGGACCCGTCGGCCTGGAGACGCTGGCGGCGGCTCTGGGCGAGGACGCCTCCACCTTGGAGTCCGTCGTCGAACCGTTTCTGCTGCAGCAGGGCCTGCTGGTGCGCACTCCCCGGGGACGAATGGTCACCGATGCTGCTCGTGCCCACCTCGATGGAGCGGAGGCGGCGTGA
- a CDS encoding tetratricopeptide repeat protein, producing MALLLQLLLPQAVLAESYRSLYDQALMASQAGDFVRALPLWDQLLALEPRDAAALSNRGNVRLALGDPDGAIDDQSRAIALAPAEIDPHLNRGTAEEALQDWSAAASDYLWILERDPEDPSALYNLGNVRGSEQDWSAARELFGEAFRVRPGFAMARSSEALAAWQEGDLGWAEAELRKLIRRYPMFADARAALSGLLWRQGSSGEAESHWAAAAGLDQRYRQLDWLLEIRRWPPQPAADLMAFLALEEP from the coding sequence ATGGCCCTGCTGTTGCAGCTTCTGCTGCCGCAGGCTGTGCTGGCTGAAAGCTACCGGTCGCTCTACGACCAGGCCTTGATGGCCAGCCAGGCTGGAGACTTCGTGCGGGCCTTGCCGCTCTGGGATCAGCTGCTCGCTCTTGAGCCTCGGGATGCAGCGGCCTTGAGCAATCGCGGCAACGTACGGCTGGCTCTTGGGGATCCCGATGGAGCGATCGATGATCAGTCCCGCGCCATTGCCTTGGCTCCCGCTGAGATCGACCCCCATCTCAACCGGGGAACGGCCGAGGAGGCGCTCCAGGATTGGTCGGCAGCGGCCAGCGACTATCTCTGGATTCTGGAGCGGGATCCAGAGGATCCTTCCGCTCTTTACAACCTCGGCAACGTGCGTGGATCCGAGCAGGACTGGTCTGCCGCACGCGAGCTCTTCGGTGAGGCCTTCAGGGTCCGGCCTGGGTTTGCCATGGCCCGCTCCAGCGAAGCCCTTGCGGCCTGGCAGGAGGGGGATCTGGGATGGGCGGAAGCCGAACTGCGCAAGTTGATTCGCCGCTATCCGATGTTCGCGGATGCTCGAGCCGCACTCAGCGGTTTGTTGTGGCGCCAGGGGTCCTCTGGAGAAGCGGAAAGCCACTGGGCCGCGGCTGCCGGACTGGATCAGCGCTACCGACAACTCGACTGGTTGCTTGAAATCCGCCGTTGGCCGCCCCAGCCCGCCGCTGATCTCATGGCCTTCCTGGCTCTGGAGGAGCCATGA
- a CDS encoding amidohydrolase, whose protein sequence is MSHQELLDRELPQLIELRRHLHAHPELSGQEHQTAALVAGELRALGWQVQEGVGRTGVLAEMGPSSAPLVGLRVDMDALPVEERTGLPFASKQQGVMHACGHDIHTCIGLGVARLLAAESALQARFRLLFQPAEELAQGAVWMRDAGATQGLQALFGVHVVPDLPAGTVGVRSGCLTAAAGELEIMVQGVGGHGARPHQAVDAIWLSARVVTELQQCIARRLNALQPVVISFGKIEGGKAFNVIADRVRLLGTVRCLDLEQHRQLPRWIEQTVDEICRSGGGEAQVRYRCIAPPVWNDAALTSLLETAAVGCLGRERVLPVELPSLGAEDFAELLRDVPGTMMRLGVAGPQGCAPLHNGTFDPDERALGVGVQVLTATLLAWMKQEVNG, encoded by the coding sequence ATGAGTCATCAGGAGCTGCTGGACCGGGAGCTACCGCAGCTGATCGAGCTGCGGCGTCATCTGCACGCCCATCCCGAGCTCAGTGGTCAGGAGCATCAGACGGCGGCGCTGGTCGCAGGTGAGTTGCGTGCTCTGGGTTGGCAGGTGCAGGAAGGCGTCGGGCGAACCGGTGTGCTGGCGGAAATGGGACCCAGCTCTGCTCCCCTGGTAGGCCTGCGGGTGGATATGGATGCCCTGCCGGTGGAGGAACGCACGGGGCTCCCGTTCGCCTCGAAGCAGCAGGGGGTCATGCATGCATGCGGCCATGACATCCACACCTGCATCGGTCTGGGGGTGGCCCGGCTGTTGGCAGCGGAATCCGCCCTGCAGGCTCGATTCAGGCTGCTGTTTCAGCCCGCCGAGGAGCTGGCCCAGGGCGCGGTCTGGATGCGGGATGCCGGGGCCACGCAGGGACTGCAGGCCCTCTTCGGCGTTCATGTGGTGCCGGATCTGCCGGCTGGAACCGTGGGTGTGCGCAGCGGTTGCCTGACCGCTGCAGCCGGCGAGCTGGAGATCATGGTGCAGGGTGTGGGCGGCCATGGGGCCCGCCCCCATCAGGCCGTTGATGCGATCTGGCTGTCGGCCAGGGTGGTCACGGAGTTGCAGCAATGCATCGCGCGACGGCTGAATGCCCTGCAGCCGGTGGTGATCAGTTTCGGGAAGATCGAGGGAGGCAAGGCCTTCAACGTGATCGCCGATCGGGTGCGTCTTCTCGGCACCGTGCGTTGCCTGGATCTGGAGCAGCACCGGCAACTGCCCCGGTGGATCGAACAGACTGTCGACGAGATCTGCCGCAGTGGCGGTGGCGAGGCGCAGGTTCGCTACCGCTGCATTGCGCCGCCCGTCTGGAATGACGCTGCGCTCACCTCTTTGCTGGAAACCGCTGCGGTTGGCTGTCTCGGCCGCGAGCGGGTGCTTCCCGTTGAGCTGCCGTCCCTGGGTGCTGAGGACTTTGCGGAACTGCTGCGGGATGTGCCCGGAACAATGATGCGCCTCGGCGTCGCGGGGCCGCAGGGATGTGCGCCGCTGCACAACGGCACCTTTGATCCTGATGAGCGGGCCCTTGGAGTTGGCGTCCAGGTGCTCACCGCAACGCTGCTGGCCTGGATGAAGCAGGAGGTGAACGGATGA
- a CDS encoding DUF3188 domain-containing protein has product MSRTVTIWLSFGAPLMILLAVLASQQRQGSDRVQALPAVLVGSGLIISSAVGRRRRRGKLLSALLSSRAQPD; this is encoded by the coding sequence ATGAGTCGGACCGTCACCATCTGGTTGTCCTTCGGGGCGCCGCTGATGATCCTTCTGGCCGTGCTGGCCAGTCAGCAACGTCAGGGCAGTGATCGGGTCCAGGCCCTGCCTGCGGTGTTGGTGGGTTCAGGACTGATCATCAGCAGTGCCGTCGGTCGACGTCGTCGTCGCGGCAAGCTGCTCAGTGCTCTGCTCAGCAGCCGCGCTCAGCCGGATTGA
- a CDS encoding HEAT repeat domain-containing protein: MTQTPDSQPPDPQQPDLESLRKAIASGDPVRAMPALTQLRFCTEEDAVPLLVLGTQQQPFLVRSLSCSGLGYKRNEAGWEVLTRLLQQDSDPNVRAEAANAMVSYGVVRSWELLKNAFAVDQAWLVRCSILSALAEQPDIDPTWLLELSRLAIEDGDGTVRVSGAEILGRLVREQGAAGVGGTARSLLQPLQQDVDHRVVAAALNGLQS; encoded by the coding sequence ATGACCCAGACCCCCGATTCTCAACCACCTGATCCGCAACAGCCGGATCTGGAGTCTCTGCGTAAGGCGATTGCCAGTGGCGATCCTGTCCGGGCGATGCCGGCCCTGACTCAGCTGCGTTTCTGCACTGAAGAGGATGCCGTTCCTCTGCTGGTGCTCGGCACTCAGCAGCAGCCATTTTTGGTGCGGTCCCTGAGCTGCAGCGGACTGGGATACAAACGCAACGAGGCGGGCTGGGAGGTTCTCACCCGTCTGCTGCAACAGGATTCTGATCCCAATGTGCGTGCTGAAGCGGCCAATGCGATGGTCAGTTACGGCGTTGTGCGTTCCTGGGAGCTGCTGAAGAACGCTTTTGCTGTCGATCAGGCCTGGTTGGTGCGCTGCAGCATCCTCTCCGCCCTGGCGGAGCAACCCGACATCGATCCAACCTGGCTGCTGGAGTTGTCCCGTCTCGCCATCGAAGACGGCGATGGCACCGTCCGTGTGAGTGGAGCGGAGATTCTCGGTCGGCTCGTTCGCGAGCAGGGCGCCGCGGGCGTTGGCGGGACAGCCCGCAGCCTGCTGCAGCCTCTGCAGCAGGACGTCGATCACCGCGTGGTGGCGGCGGCACTCAATGGTCTGCAGTCCTGA
- the thiC gene encoding phosphomethylpyrimidine synthase ThiC, translated as MRASWVSPRKGQANVSQMHYARQGVVTEEMAHVARRENLPESLVMEEVARGRMIIPANINHTNLEPMAIGIASKCKVNANIGASPNASDAAEEVNKLKLAVKYGADTVMDLSTGGVNLDEVRTEIIDASPVPIGTVPVYQALESVHGSIEKLDEDDFLHIIEKHCQQGVDYQTIHAGLLIEHLPKVKGRITGIVSRGGGILAQWMLYHHRQNPLYTRFDDICEIFKRYDCTFSLGDSLRPGCQHDASDAAQLAELHTLGELTRRAWTHNVQVMVEGPGHVPLDQIEFNVKKQMEECNEAPFYVLGPLVTDIAPGYDHITSAIGAAMAGWHGTAMLCYVTPKEHLGLPNAEDVREGLIAYKIAAHAADIARHRPGARDRDDELSRARYAFDWNKQFELSLDPERAKEYHDETLPADIYKQAEFCSMCGPKHCPMQTKITDEDLEGLEKVLDAKGAAELTPLKLDKLN; from the coding sequence ATGCGTGCTTCCTGGGTGTCTCCCCGCAAGGGACAGGCCAATGTGTCTCAGATGCATTACGCCCGGCAGGGTGTGGTGACCGAGGAAATGGCCCATGTGGCCAGGCGGGAGAACCTGCCCGAGTCGCTGGTGATGGAGGAGGTGGCCCGGGGTCGCATGATCATCCCGGCCAACATCAACCACACCAATCTGGAGCCGATGGCCATCGGCATCGCCAGCAAGTGCAAGGTGAACGCCAATATCGGCGCCTCACCCAATGCCTCCGATGCGGCCGAAGAAGTGAACAAGCTGAAGCTGGCGGTGAAGTACGGCGCCGACACGGTGATGGACCTGTCCACCGGTGGCGTGAACCTGGACGAGGTGCGCACCGAGATCATCGATGCGTCTCCGGTCCCCATCGGAACGGTGCCGGTGTATCAGGCTCTCGAGAGCGTTCATGGCTCGATTGAGAAGCTGGATGAAGACGATTTTCTGCACATCATCGAGAAGCACTGTCAGCAGGGCGTTGATTACCAGACCATCCACGCCGGTCTGCTGATTGAGCACCTGCCCAAGGTGAAAGGGCGCATCACCGGCATCGTCAGCCGCGGCGGCGGCATCCTTGCCCAGTGGATGCTGTATCACCACCGCCAGAACCCGCTGTACACGCGATTTGACGACATCTGCGAGATCTTCAAGCGTTACGATTGCACCTTCTCCCTGGGGGACTCGCTGCGTCCAGGATGCCAGCACGATGCCTCCGATGCCGCGCAACTGGCTGAACTGCACACTCTGGGTGAACTGACCCGCCGGGCCTGGACGCACAACGTCCAGGTGATGGTGGAAGGCCCGGGTCATGTACCGCTGGACCAGATCGAGTTCAACGTGAAAAAGCAGATGGAGGAGTGCAATGAAGCGCCCTTCTATGTGCTCGGTCCTCTGGTCACCGACATCGCTCCCGGTTATGACCACATCACTTCAGCCATTGGTGCGGCGATGGCGGGTTGGCATGGCACGGCGATGCTCTGTTACGTGACCCCGAAGGAGCATCTCGGCCTGCCCAACGCTGAGGATGTACGCGAGGGCCTGATCGCCTACAAGATCGCCGCCCACGCGGCCGACATCGCGCGCCACCGCCCCGGTGCCAGGGACCGTGATGACGAACTCAGCCGGGCCCGTTACGCCTTTGATTGGAACAAGCAGTTCGAGTTGTCTCTCGATCCCGAGCGGGCCAAGGAGTATCACGACGAAACCCTGCCGGCCGATATCTACAAGCAGGCTGAGTTCTGTTCGATGTGCGGACCAAAGCACTGCCCGATGCAGACCAAGATCACGGATGAGGATCTCGAGGGTCTGGAGAAAGTGCTGGACGCCAAGGGTGCGGCGGAGCTGACACCTCTCAAGCTCGACAAACTGAACTGA
- the tkt gene encoding transketolase, which translates to MVVAPASLDTLCINSIRFLAVDAVNKSKSGHPGLPMGCAPMGYTLWDKFLKHNPKNPKWFNRDRFVLSAGHGCMLLYALLHLTGYDSVTIEDIKQFRQWGSRTPGHPETFETPGVEVTTGPLGAGISNAVGLAIAESHLAAKFNKPDAKVVDHYTYVVMGDGCNQEGIASEACSLAGHLKLGKLIALYDDNHITIDGRTDVSFTEDVLKRYEAYGWHVQHVADGNTDVDAIAKAIEAAKAVTDKPSIIKITTTIGYGSPNKGDTAGVHGAPLGEEEAELTRKQLGWDYAPFKVPQEAYDQFGQAVDRGASLEAEWNQALAAYRTKYPAEAAEFERMLRGELPQGWDKDLPTYTPDDKGLATRKHSQICLGALGPNLPELIGGSADLTHSNYTDIKGETGSYQPETPEKRYLHFGVREHAMAAVLNGIAYHDSGLIPYGGTFLVFADYMRGSMRLSALSELGVIYVLTHDSIGVGEDGPTHQPIETIPSLRAMPGMLVFRPGDGNETSGAYKIAIQNRKRPSSLCLSRQGMANQANSSIDKVALGGYVLEDCDGTPDLILIGTGTELDLCVQAAKQLSADGNKVRVVSMPCVELFDEQSDAYKEEVLPSAVRKRIVVEAAESFGWHRFIGLDGDSVTMDRFGASAPGGTCMKEFGFTVENVVAKSKALLS; encoded by the coding sequence ATGGTCGTCGCACCCGCTTCTCTCGACACGCTCTGCATCAACAGCATCCGCTTCCTGGCTGTCGATGCGGTGAACAAGTCCAAGAGCGGGCACCCCGGGCTGCCGATGGGATGCGCTCCGATGGGCTACACCCTCTGGGACAAGTTCCTGAAGCACAACCCCAAGAACCCGAAATGGTTCAACCGGGACCGCTTCGTGCTCTCAGCCGGCCATGGCTGCATGCTGCTGTACGCGCTGCTGCATCTCACCGGTTACGACTCAGTGACGATCGAGGACATCAAACAGTTCCGCCAGTGGGGCTCGCGGACCCCGGGGCACCCCGAAACCTTTGAAACCCCTGGCGTGGAAGTCACCACGGGACCCCTGGGTGCCGGCATCTCCAACGCCGTGGGTCTGGCGATCGCCGAATCCCACTTGGCCGCCAAGTTCAACAAGCCCGACGCCAAGGTCGTTGATCACTACACCTATGTGGTGATGGGTGACGGCTGCAACCAGGAGGGCATCGCCTCAGAGGCCTGCTCCCTGGCCGGTCACCTGAAGCTGGGCAAGTTGATCGCGCTTTACGACGACAACCACATCACCATTGACGGCCGCACCGATGTGTCCTTCACCGAGGACGTATTGAAGCGCTACGAGGCCTACGGCTGGCACGTGCAGCATGTGGCGGATGGCAACACGGATGTGGACGCCATCGCTAAGGCGATCGAGGCAGCCAAGGCCGTCACCGACAAGCCTTCGATCATTAAAATCACCACTACAATTGGTTACGGCTCCCCGAACAAGGGCGACACCGCAGGGGTTCACGGTGCTCCGCTAGGTGAGGAAGAAGCTGAACTGACCCGCAAGCAACTGGGATGGGACTACGCCCCCTTCAAAGTGCCCCAGGAGGCCTATGACCAGTTCGGCCAGGCCGTTGACCGTGGCGCCAGCCTCGAGGCGGAATGGAACCAGGCCTTGGCCGCTTATCGCACCAAGTACCCCGCCGAAGCGGCTGAATTCGAGCGCATGCTGCGCGGCGAACTACCCCAGGGATGGGACAAGGATCTGCCGACCTACACCCCCGACGACAAGGGCCTGGCCACCCGCAAGCACTCCCAGATCTGCCTGGGAGCCCTCGGACCGAACCTGCCCGAACTGATCGGTGGCTCCGCCGACCTCACCCACTCCAACTACACGGACATCAAAGGTGAGACGGGCTCCTACCAGCCTGAAACCCCTGAGAAGCGTTATCTGCACTTCGGTGTGCGTGAACACGCCATGGCCGCCGTCCTCAATGGCATCGCCTATCACGACAGCGGTCTGATCCCCTACGGCGGCACCTTCCTGGTCTTCGCCGACTACATGCGCGGCTCCATGCGCCTCTCCGCCCTGAGTGAACTGGGCGTGATCTACGTGCTGACACACGACTCCATCGGTGTTGGGGAAGACGGGCCCACCCACCAGCCGATCGAAACCATCCCGTCCCTGCGCGCCATGCCGGGAATGCTGGTGTTCCGTCCCGGCGACGGCAACGAAACCAGTGGTGCATACAAGATCGCGATTCAGAACCGCAAGCGCCCCAGCTCCCTCTGCCTCAGCCGCCAGGGCATGGCCAACCAGGCCAACTCCTCGATCGACAAGGTCGCCCTCGGTGGATACGTCCTCGAGGACTGCGACGGCACACCGGATCTGATCCTGATCGGCACCGGAACGGAACTCGACCTTTGCGTTCAGGCTGCCAAACAGCTCAGCGCCGACGGCAACAAGGTGCGTGTGGTCTCCATGCCCTGCGTCGAACTCTTCGATGAGCAGAGCGACGCTTACAAGGAAGAGGTTCTGCCCAGCGCCGTTCGCAAGCGCATCGTCGTGGAAGCTGCGGAATCCTTCGGGTGGCACCGCTTCATCGGCCTTGATGGCGACAGCGTGACGATGGATCGTTTCGGTGCATCAGCTCCCGGCGGCACCTGCATGAAGGAATTCGGCTTTACCGTGGAAAACGTGGTCGCCAAGTCGAAAGCCCTGTTGAGCTGA
- the fabF gene encoding beta-ketoacyl-ACP synthase II, translated as MVDGLHRVVVTGLGAVTPIGNTVQDYWSGLTSSTNGVAAITLFDASAHACRFAAEVKDFDPAGLIEPKEAKRWDRFCKFGVVAAKQALADAGLTISEDNADRIGVIIGSGVGGLLTMETQAHVLEGKGPGRVSPFTVPMMIPNMATGLAAIALGTKGPSSAVATACAAGSNAIGDAFRLLQLGKADAMVAGGAESAITPLGVAGFASAKALSFRNDDPSTASRPFDAERDGFVIGEGAGILVLETLEHAEARGASILAEIVGYGMTCDAHHITSPTPGGVGGAEAMRLALADGGINPDDVDYVNAHGTSTPANDKNETSAIKSALGQRAFQIPVSSTKSMTGHLLGGSGGIEAVACILALQNGVVPPTINHSRPDPDCDLDVVPNTARESTLGTVLSNSFGFGGHNVCLAIRRMT; from the coding sequence ATGGTGGACGGTCTCCATCGCGTCGTGGTCACTGGCCTCGGCGCGGTCACACCGATCGGCAACACGGTTCAGGACTACTGGAGTGGTCTGACATCCAGCACCAATGGTGTCGCGGCCATCACCCTGTTTGATGCCTCAGCCCATGCCTGCCGCTTCGCAGCGGAGGTGAAGGACTTCGACCCTGCCGGACTGATCGAACCCAAGGAAGCCAAGCGATGGGATCGCTTCTGCAAGTTCGGTGTGGTTGCTGCCAAACAGGCGCTGGCGGACGCGGGTCTCACGATCAGCGAGGACAATGCCGATCGAATCGGCGTGATCATCGGTTCCGGCGTCGGCGGACTGCTGACGATGGAAACCCAGGCCCACGTTCTTGAGGGCAAGGGTCCCGGCAGGGTGAGCCCATTCACGGTGCCGATGATGATTCCCAACATGGCCACTGGCCTTGCGGCCATTGCGCTGGGGACAAAAGGGCCCAGCTCCGCCGTGGCCACAGCCTGTGCTGCGGGCTCGAACGCCATCGGCGATGCCTTCCGGCTGCTGCAGCTCGGCAAGGCCGACGCCATGGTGGCCGGGGGTGCGGAGTCGGCGATCACGCCGCTGGGGGTCGCAGGCTTCGCCAGCGCCAAGGCCTTGTCGTTTCGTAACGATGATCCCTCCACCGCCAGCCGTCCCTTCGACGCCGAGCGCGATGGTTTTGTGATCGGTGAAGGCGCCGGAATTCTGGTGCTGGAAACACTGGAGCACGCCGAGGCCCGCGGCGCGTCGATCCTGGCCGAGATCGTGGGCTACGGGATGACCTGTGACGCTCACCACATCACCTCACCCACGCCGGGCGGCGTGGGTGGTGCCGAAGCGATGCGGCTGGCCCTGGCCGATGGCGGCATCAATCCAGATGACGTGGACTACGTCAACGCCCATGGCACCAGCACACCGGCGAACGACAAAAACGAAACCTCGGCCATCAAAAGCGCCCTGGGTCAAAGGGCTTTCCAGATCCCGGTGAGCTCCACAAAATCGATGACCGGGCACCTGCTGGGCGGCTCGGGCGGGATTGAGGCCGTGGCCTGCATCCTCGCCCTGCAGAACGGGGTTGTCCCACCCACGATCAACCACAGCCGTCCTGATCCAGACTGTGACCTGGACGTCGTCCCCAATACCGCCCGGGAGTCCACACTGGGAACGGTGCTTTCCAACTCCTTCGGCTTCGGCGGACACAACGTCTGCCTCGCCATCCGACGGATGACGTGA
- the acpP gene encoding acyl carrier protein has protein sequence MSQEAILEKVRSIVAEQLSVDAGEVKPESNFQNDLGADSLDTVELVMALEEAFDIEIPDEAAEGITTVGDAVKYIEDKQA, from the coding sequence ATGTCCCAGGAAGCGATCCTCGAGAAGGTGCGTTCGATCGTTGCGGAGCAGCTCAGCGTTGATGCTGGCGAGGTGAAGCCGGAATCCAACTTCCAGAACGACCTCGGCGCCGACTCCCTGGACACCGTGGAATTGGTGATGGCCCTCGAAGAAGCCTTCGACATCGAAATCCCCGATGAAGCGGCTGAGGGCATCACCACCGTCGGCGACGCCGTGAAATACATCGAAGACAAGCAGGCCTGA
- the psaC gene encoding photosystem I iron-sulfur center protein PsaC, with protein sequence MSHAVKIYDTCIGCTQCVRACPLDVLEMVPWDGCKAGQIASSPRTEDCVGCKRCETACPTDFLSIRVYLGDETTRSMGLAY encoded by the coding sequence ATGTCCCACGCCGTCAAGATCTACGACACCTGCATCGGCTGCACCCAGTGTGTGCGTGCCTGCCCCCTCGATGTGCTCGAAATGGTGCCCTGGGATGGCTGCAAGGCCGGCCAGATCGCGTCGTCACCCCGCACCGAGGACTGCGTCGGTTGCAAGCGTTGTGAAACCGCCTGCCCTACCGATTTTCTCAGCATCCGCGTCTACCTGGGTGACGAGACCACGCGAAGCATGGGTCTCGCCTACTGA